Proteins co-encoded in one Veillonellales bacterium genomic window:
- a CDS encoding glycosyltransferase, giving the protein MKIKPTVSLCLITKNEEDCITACIQSAAGLVDEIVVVDTGSVDHTVKLAEKLKAKVVPYAWQDDFAAARNFGLGQAAGDWILVLDGDEVLEPVDRELFARLLAASGVEGYFLTIRSLLGDGEEEVSDQVVRLFKNNPLYRFEGAIHEQVIGSIKQQNGNFGLVHSGIAILHTGYLQKRIAAKNKHQRNICIIRRALEAKPDDPFLLYSLGIEFTQAGDIIQGNEFLSAALVRLTGGEGYFHHVITTLGTGMLQTGERERLNRLLDNALIMFPGDPEFCLLKGLTAVQSGDWQAAADGLRQAAAAGTDTLLPLCHIQVLLADALLMTGRNDQAEAAYLAACRLAHQWQYPQGRLQELRQRQSTVEKT; this is encoded by the coding sequence ATGAAAATCAAGCCGACAGTCAGCTTATGCCTTATAACGAAAAACGAAGAAGACTGCATTACAGCTTGCATCCAAAGCGCGGCGGGGCTGGTCGATGAGATCGTCGTTGTTGATACCGGTTCTGTCGATCATACGGTGAAACTGGCAGAGAAGCTTAAGGCCAAGGTCGTGCCGTATGCATGGCAGGATGATTTTGCCGCCGCCCGCAACTTTGGCCTGGGTCAGGCTGCAGGCGATTGGATATTAGTCCTGGATGGTGATGAGGTACTGGAACCTGTTGATCGGGAATTGTTTGCCCGGCTGCTTGCCGCTTCCGGCGTGGAAGGTTATTTTCTTACCATTCGCAGCTTGCTGGGGGATGGGGAGGAAGAGGTCAGCGATCAAGTCGTGCGGTTGTTTAAGAACAATCCGTTATACCGGTTTGAAGGAGCGATTCATGAACAAGTTATCGGCAGCATAAAGCAGCAAAACGGAAATTTTGGCCTGGTTCACTCCGGTATTGCGATTCTCCATACCGGCTATCTGCAGAAAAGAATTGCGGCGAAAAATAAGCATCAGCGCAATATCTGTATTATTAGACGGGCATTGGAAGCAAAGCCGGATGATCCGTTTTTGCTGTACAGTTTGGGAATTGAATTTACTCAGGCCGGTGATATTATCCAGGGCAATGAATTTTTGTCAGCTGCTTTGGTGCGTCTGACAGGGGGAGAGGGCTATTTTCATCATGTGATTACTACTTTGGGGACGGGAATGCTTCAAACCGGTGAGCGGGAGCGGCTGAACCGTCTGTTGGACAATGCGTTGATTATGTTTCCCGGAGATCCGGAATTTTGTCTATTGAAGGGACTGACAGCTGTTCAGTCTGGTGACTGGCAGGCGGCTGCTGACGGTCTGCGGCAGGCGGCAGCGGCAGGAACAGATACTCTTTTACCGCTTTGCCACATTCAGGTATTGCTGGCGGATGCTTTGCTGATGACCGGCCGGAATGATCAGGCGGAAGCCGCCTACTTAGCAGCCTGCCGCCTGGCACACCAGTGGCAGTATCCGCAGGGCCGGTTGCAGGAATTAAGGCAGCGGCAGTCAACAGTAGAAAAAACATAA
- a CDS encoding ammonium transporter, producing the protein MKKLCTVLGLLLVLTALLAPVVFAAEGGDAPVVEPPKIDTGDTAFVMLCAALVMLMTPALAIFYGGMVRTKNVLSTIMQSFICLGIVSIQWALFGYSLAFGPDVNHIIGSLDWMGLNTVGVDPNVDYSATIPHLAFMIFQGMFAFITPAIISGSVAERVKFPAYLAFILLWATFVYDPVAHWVWGVGGWLRDLGVLDFAGGTVVHIISGVSGLVFAIMIGKRKGYGSEAMVPHNLPLTVIGAALLWFGWFGFNAGSALGANGTALTAFVTTHMAAATATVFWVIAEWLHHGKPTILGAASGCLAGLVIITPAAGFVSSMSSIIMGAIGGTACYFSVAVMKTKLGYDDSLDAFGIHGFGGTLGAILTGFFASKEINSAGADGFFYGNPEQVLYQLAGVATSWIFAAVVTFIIVKVVGLFLQIKADPDEEVQGIDLIEHGERGYAHQDIAVGSPLNFLSNTASSQSAVVKKTTLA; encoded by the coding sequence ATGAAAAAGCTATGTACCGTTCTTGGGTTACTGCTCGTTCTAACCGCACTATTAGCTCCCGTTGTTTTCGCTGCTGAAGGAGGAGACGCTCCTGTGGTGGAACCGCCTAAAATCGATACCGGCGATACCGCATTCGTTATGCTGTGCGCCGCATTGGTAATGCTAATGACCCCCGCGCTGGCAATCTTTTACGGCGGCATGGTTCGAACAAAAAATGTATTAAGCACAATCATGCAAAGCTTTATCTGTCTTGGCATCGTGTCCATTCAATGGGCGCTCTTTGGTTATTCTCTTGCTTTTGGACCTGATGTAAACCATATAATTGGCAGTTTGGACTGGATGGGGCTCAATACTGTGGGCGTCGATCCAAACGTTGACTATTCGGCTACGATCCCGCATCTTGCTTTCATGATCTTCCAAGGAATGTTCGCCTTTATTACACCCGCCATTATTTCCGGTTCTGTCGCCGAACGTGTAAAATTCCCGGCTTATTTAGCCTTCATCCTCCTGTGGGCAACTTTCGTCTATGATCCCGTAGCTCATTGGGTATGGGGTGTTGGCGGCTGGCTGCGCGACCTGGGTGTGCTTGACTTTGCCGGCGGTACTGTCGTGCATATTATTTCCGGAGTATCCGGTCTCGTTTTTGCCATTATGATTGGCAAACGCAAGGGCTACGGCAGTGAAGCGATGGTGCCTCACAATCTGCCATTGACTGTTATTGGCGCAGCTCTCCTGTGGTTTGGCTGGTTTGGGTTTAACGCCGGCAGCGCTCTCGGTGCAAACGGCACTGCTCTTACCGCCTTTGTTACGACTCATATGGCCGCAGCCACCGCTACTGTGTTCTGGGTCATCGCCGAATGGCTGCATCATGGCAAACCGACGATTCTTGGTGCGGCATCCGGCTGTCTTGCCGGTCTGGTTATCATAACTCCTGCCGCCGGCTTCGTCAGCTCCATGTCTTCCATTATTATGGGCGCCATTGGCGGCACCGCCTGCTACTTCTCCGTAGCCGTAATGAAAACAAAGCTTGGTTATGACGATTCCTTGGATGCTTTCGGTATCCACGGCTTTGGCGGCACGTTAGGCGCGATTCTTACCGGTTTCTTCGCCTCAAAAGAGATTAACTCCGCCGGCGCCGATGGTTTCTTCTACGGTAATCCGGAACAAGTACTGTATCAACTTGCCGGTGTGGCTACCAGCTGGATATTCGCTGCCGTAGTAACCTTCATCATTGTCAAAGTCGTTGGCCTGTTCCTGCAAATTAAAGCCGATCCCGATGAAGAAGTGCAAGGAATCGATCTTATCGAACACGGCGAACGCGGTTACGCCCATCAGGATATCGCCGTTGGTTCACCGCTGAACTTTTTATCAAATACTGCTTCCAGTCAGTCAGCTGTTGTGAAAAAAACAACACTGGCGTAA
- a CDS encoding tetratricopeptide repeat protein, whose amino-acid sequence MDNLCMIVKAEAAPDNYQARYHCGIELFRAGHFEDAAREFEFAVQETDHRQMFLPKLFNYLAYSYYKSGEPQRALAAARTGLELFPDHAGLYLCSGQVSYEAKDYGAAYTFFAKCLSLPEQPDHYDAFNGSRGFCPCFYLGQLAEKFGNEEEALRYYIRGLRDNPAFVTALECIIRILRPREDPIYARECLEKLCELRSPQAHLLMAQILIGQGAFRLALDYYEQGMPEYPVPSQNILNQAICLIQQERHLEALRLFDLFTSDDPLYPVAKFNLLLCFWFQGNGHIVAMLAEQLFVLGLSADTGAVIRLLRDASNSKESFSVLLGEEGMALLLDILRRTFDLTRWKYGKELLNHLDGTCLNEYGLIIGRLWQQYGQLTDAKYYVRLYLAAHPDCQEAYGTLADLLQQTGSPGEAAGCYRQAIALEPREPEYYCKLYDLYEFMRQDVQAAARYGEAVDLETQECRCRLITLYNAMGQRMGEQVTKRFAAAAQFKIAPCVFPTERRKEL is encoded by the coding sequence ATGGATAATTTATGCATGATTGTGAAGGCTGAAGCTGCTCCGGATAATTACCAGGCACGTTATCACTGTGGAATAGAGTTGTTTCGGGCTGGGCACTTTGAGGATGCAGCCCGGGAATTCGAATTTGCGGTTCAGGAAACCGATCATAGGCAAATGTTTTTGCCAAAACTATTTAATTATCTGGCATACTCCTATTATAAAAGCGGGGAGCCACAACGAGCGCTGGCGGCGGCCCGTACCGGTTTAGAGCTGTTTCCCGACCATGCCGGTTTGTATTTATGCAGTGGTCAGGTAAGCTATGAGGCGAAAGATTATGGGGCAGCATATACTTTTTTTGCTAAATGTTTGTCACTGCCGGAGCAACCGGATCATTACGACGCATTTAACGGAAGCAGGGGATTTTGCCCCTGTTTTTATCTGGGACAATTGGCTGAGAAGTTCGGCAATGAGGAGGAGGCGCTACGCTACTACATTCGGGGATTGCGGGATAATCCAGCATTCGTTACCGCCCTGGAGTGCATCATCCGCATTCTCAGGCCAAGGGAAGATCCGATATATGCCAGGGAGTGCCTGGAAAAACTGTGTGAGCTTCGCTCCCCCCAGGCGCATTTGCTAATGGCTCAAATTCTTATCGGACAGGGAGCGTTCAGATTAGCGCTGGATTACTATGAACAGGGGATGCCGGAGTACCCGGTTCCCTCGCAGAACATTCTGAATCAGGCTATATGCCTGATTCAACAGGAACGCCATTTGGAAGCTTTGCGGCTGTTTGATTTATTTACTTCTGACGACCCATTATACCCGGTCGCCAAGTTCAATCTACTTTTATGTTTTTGGTTTCAGGGCAACGGCCATATCGTCGCTATGCTGGCTGAGCAGCTATTTGTGCTGGGGTTATCTGCCGATACCGGGGCGGTTATCAGACTGCTGCGGGATGCGTCCAATAGTAAGGAGAGTTTTTCCGTGCTTTTAGGGGAAGAAGGCATGGCTTTATTGCTGGACATTCTAAGACGGACATTCGATTTGACGCGATGGAAATATGGTAAAGAACTGCTGAATCATCTGGATGGTACCTGTTTAAACGAATATGGATTGATCATCGGTCGACTGTGGCAGCAGTATGGTCAGCTGACGGATGCCAAGTATTATGTACGTCTTTATCTGGCTGCTCATCCGGACTGCCAGGAGGCTTACGGCACATTGGCTGATTTGCTGCAGCAAACCGGATCGCCAGGGGAAGCTGCCGGCTGCTACCGGCAGGCAATTGCCTTGGAACCCCGGGAACCGGAATATTATTGCAAACTCTATGACCTGTATGAGTTTATGCGCCAGGATGTGCAGGCCGCCGCGCGTTATGGGGAGGCGGTTGATTTGGAAACACAGGAATGCCGTTGCCGACTTATTACTCTGTATAATGCTATGGGCCAGAGAATGGGTGAGCAGGTGACAAAACGGTTTGCCGCAGCCGCTCAGTTTAAGATAGCTCCTTGCGTCTTCCCAACCGAAAGACGCAAGGAGCTATAA
- a CDS encoding P-II family nitrogen regulator: MNPLTKIEIITRPEKLDELKEALNKINVAGMTITNVYGCGLSKGHNEVYRGQEYTINLVPKIKLEIVVCEIPVERVVETAKKVCRTGKIGDGKIFVYSLANAVRIRTGEEGDIAIMEPNQ, translated from the coding sequence ATGAATCCGCTAACAAAAATTGAGATTATTACCCGGCCGGAAAAATTAGATGAACTGAAAGAAGCTCTGAATAAAATTAATGTGGCCGGTATGACTATTACAAATGTGTATGGCTGCGGTTTAAGCAAAGGCCATAACGAAGTTTATCGCGGCCAAGAATACACTATCAATTTAGTACCAAAAATCAAACTTGAAATTGTAGTTTGCGAAATTCCGGTAGAACGGGTGGTAGAAACCGCTAAAAAAGTTTGCCGTACCGGTAAAATAGGTGATGGTAAAATTTTTGTCTACTCTCTTGCTAACGCCGTACGAATTCGTACCGGCGAAGAAGGAGACATCGCGATTATGGAGCCAAATCAATAA
- a CDS encoding glycosyltransferase, whose protein sequence is MIPAISLAMIVRNEAKYLTACLNSVHRLVDEIVIVDTGSTDRTVEIAKQFSDRIFSFPWKGDFSAARNYALDQCNGDWILSLDADEQLAENSGDLHGVIIQHPEYEAFFLPLHNQRTPSAGDYDRCAVLRLFRNTPFYRYSGIIHEQVVLAKPEAVGTAPGPVIIHQLVLPRERNSKRGRNLALLKKALADQPENCFLQYYLGVEWMGLGQFSKALPYFQQTRRRLPEEHLLFRAPAVRHTITCLSALNRWQDACCVCREEILRYPAYTDLFFDYGVVLLIMGDYRASLEYFQKALDSGCPSAVFSHTNGTDSFLALYHAGECHEKLGQFQNAQILYQQALTANPDFVYPLCNLFFLGLAAEGASRSFNRFRSVGCLENKQWRSILAQLFFISGYAELALSCLEGDEYLPEGDSDLSLVRCLVYCGRGEQALAVLNKLKKAAMELSAAGHTYQFIAQLFAGQYREAKNTALSLWRQAENRSAAWALLSLISRCSGGEYYRGVEKFRETEAARVLLNVAANCLRAGSGRDGAMFRRLAAEALDLVSGMSPAGARLTVEFWRKQGNDVEELMNIQYLPARSLYV, encoded by the coding sequence ATGATTCCGGCCATTAGTCTGGCGATGATTGTACGCAATGAAGCGAAGTATCTGACCGCCTGTCTCAATAGCGTTCACCGGCTTGTCGACGAAATTGTTATTGTGGATACGGGTTCAACCGATCGAACAGTGGAAATTGCCAAACAGTTTTCCGATAGGATTTTTTCTTTTCCCTGGAAGGGAGATTTTAGCGCTGCCCGCAATTATGCCCTTGACCAGTGTAACGGTGATTGGATTTTATCCCTTGATGCGGACGAACAACTTGCTGAAAACAGCGGCGATCTGCATGGGGTAATTATTCAGCACCCTGAATATGAGGCTTTTTTTCTGCCGCTGCACAATCAGCGTACACCCTCAGCCGGTGATTACGACCGCTGTGCTGTGCTGCGGCTGTTCCGAAACACTCCGTTCTACCGGTATTCCGGGATAATTCACGAGCAGGTTGTGCTGGCGAAGCCGGAAGCGGTAGGGACTGCGCCAGGTCCGGTGATCATCCATCAACTGGTTTTGCCCCGGGAACGAAATAGTAAAAGAGGACGCAACCTAGCGTTATTAAAAAAAGCGTTAGCCGACCAGCCGGAAAATTGCTTTTTACAGTATTATCTGGGCGTAGAATGGATGGGACTTGGGCAATTCAGCAAAGCACTGCCTTATTTTCAGCAAACACGACGCCGGTTGCCGGAAGAGCATCTTCTATTCCGGGCACCGGCGGTGCGGCACACCATTACTTGTCTATCGGCGCTTAATCGGTGGCAGGACGCCTGCTGCGTATGTCGGGAAGAAATCCTGCGTTATCCTGCTTATACGGACCTTTTTTTTGATTATGGAGTGGTTTTGCTTATAATGGGGGACTATCGGGCATCACTGGAATATTTTCAAAAGGCGCTGGACAGCGGATGTCCGTCGGCTGTTTTTAGTCATACGAATGGTACGGATAGTTTTCTCGCTTTGTACCATGCCGGGGAATGTCATGAGAAGCTGGGCCAGTTTCAGAACGCTCAAATTTTGTATCAGCAAGCCTTAACAGCCAATCCGGATTTTGTATACCCGCTGTGCAATCTGTTTTTTCTCGGACTGGCCGCGGAGGGAGCCAGCCGGTCTTTTAACCGTTTCCGATCAGTCGGCTGCCTTGAGAATAAACAATGGAGAAGTATTCTGGCCCAATTATTTTTTATCTCCGGCTATGCAGAACTGGCACTGTCCTGCCTTGAGGGGGATGAATATTTGCCGGAAGGAGACAGCGATCTTTCTTTAGTCCGCTGCCTGGTATATTGCGGACGCGGCGAGCAGGCACTGGCGGTCTTGAATAAATTGAAGAAAGCGGCGATGGAATTATCTGCGGCCGGCCATACTTATCAGTTTATCGCCCAGCTTTTTGCGGGACAGTACCGGGAGGCTAAGAATACGGCATTGTCCTTATGGCGTCAAGCCGAGAACCGCAGCGCTGCCTGGGCTCTGTTAAGCTTGATTTCTCGCTGCAGCGGCGGCGAATACTACCGTGGGGTGGAAAAGTTCCGGGAGACAGAAGCAGCCCGGGTATTGCTCAATGTTGCCGCCAACTGTCTGCGGGCCGGTTCAGGCAGGGACGGAGCTATGTTCCGGCGGCTGGCGGCCGAGGCTCTTGACCTTGTTTCCGGCATGTCGCCAGCCGGTGCCCGGCTGACGGTCGAATTTTGGCGGAAACAGGGGAACGACGTTGAAGAATTGATGAATATTCAATATCTTCCGGCAAGGAGTTTATATGTATGA
- a CDS encoding ASKHA domain-containing protein: MEYTAVFQPAGCRGTVSENQTVLDAARKLGAEIETPCGGAQMCGKCKVKIEAGFFGSCGITSGMAHLSPVSEREKKLLTPEELAAHYRLACCATIQGDIAVYVPEQSRAARQIILENGQKKVFKINPAVRKYEVELDRPTLEDYRDDADRLKAGLPNRLFQRGKDINIDYSVLKVLPDILRQNKWKVNVTIWKDSEIIAVEPQDCDKAYGIAMDIGTTTLAAYLCDLATGEVLSQDSLMNSQVRYGDDVISRITYCMLNDDGLEKLNQLIIDDINTLVKRLTKTAGITPQHVFEIVLVFNTVMHHIALNLNPISIGTVPFVSVIRQSLTIKARELGIGIAQAGYIHCLPIEAGFVGADNVAVLIAEEPYKQEQMVLVIDIGTNGEINLGNRNGVLAASCATGPALEGAQIKYGMRAAAGAIEGVIIDAATGEPEIKIIGGYVSGEPARAKGICGSGIIDAVAEMFKAGILYPDGKFNKKVKSARVRQGADGKFEYVLAWAGETAIGQDITINQKDVRAVQLAKAALYAGAKLLMRKKGIENVDRVILAGAFGSYINKENAMVIGMFPDCELENVIAVGNAAGEGAKVALMDVDKRVEAEAAAKTVHFIETATEPDFQKEFYTAMSFPHAVDPFPHVQHILDQIPDLTD; encoded by the coding sequence ATGGAATATACTGCGGTTTTTCAGCCAGCAGGCTGCCGGGGAACGGTTTCCGAAAATCAAACTGTACTTGATGCCGCCAGAAAGCTGGGAGCTGAGATTGAAACACCCTGCGGCGGAGCTCAAATGTGCGGCAAATGCAAAGTTAAAATTGAAGCAGGCTTTTTTGGTAGCTGCGGCATTACTTCCGGTATGGCACATTTGTCACCGGTAAGTGAGCGGGAAAAAAAGCTGCTGACGCCGGAGGAACTGGCCGCTCATTATCGCTTGGCATGCTGTGCGACAATTCAGGGAGATATTGCAGTGTATGTCCCGGAACAAAGCAGAGCTGCCCGGCAGATTATTCTGGAAAATGGACAAAAGAAAGTTTTTAAGATCAATCCGGCTGTAAGAAAATATGAAGTGGAACTGGACAGGCCAACGCTGGAAGATTACCGTGATGATGCTGATCGTCTCAAAGCGGGTTTGCCGAACCGGTTATTTCAGAGAGGTAAAGACATAAATATTGATTATAGTGTTTTGAAGGTTCTGCCTGATATTTTGCGGCAAAATAAATGGAAAGTGAATGTTACGATATGGAAGGATTCAGAAATTATTGCCGTAGAGCCGCAAGACTGTGACAAAGCATATGGGATTGCCATGGATATCGGCACAACCACGCTTGCGGCATATTTATGTGATCTGGCCACAGGGGAAGTCCTGTCCCAGGACTCTTTGATGAACAGTCAGGTCCGCTATGGCGATGATGTCATATCGCGGATTACTTATTGCATGCTGAATGACGACGGCCTTGAAAAGCTGAATCAATTAATTATTGACGATATTAACACGCTTGTTAAAAGACTGACCAAGACGGCCGGTATTACGCCGCAGCATGTATTTGAAATCGTTCTGGTTTTTAACACGGTCATGCATCACATCGCCCTGAATTTAAATCCGATAAGCATTGGGACTGTGCCGTTTGTTTCAGTTATCAGGCAATCTCTTACGATTAAGGCACGGGAATTGGGCATCGGAATTGCCCAAGCCGGCTATATTCATTGCCTGCCGATTGAGGCGGGGTTTGTTGGCGCTGATAATGTTGCGGTGCTGATAGCGGAAGAGCCGTATAAGCAGGAACAAATGGTGCTTGTTATTGATATCGGGACGAACGGCGAGATCAATTTGGGCAATCGAAACGGTGTTTTGGCTGCTTCCTGCGCTACCGGTCCGGCGCTGGAGGGGGCGCAGATCAAGTATGGCATGCGGGCGGCAGCTGGAGCGATCGAAGGGGTAATCATTGATGCTGCCACCGGGGAGCCGGAGATAAAAATTATTGGCGGATATGTCTCCGGTGAACCGGCGCGGGCGAAAGGCATCTGCGGCTCAGGCATTATTGACGCTGTTGCGGAAATGTTTAAAGCCGGCATTTTGTATCCGGACGGTAAGTTTAATAAAAAAGTCAAGTCCGCTAGAGTCCGGCAGGGAGCGGACGGAAAGTTTGAATATGTACTGGCTTGGGCGGGTGAAACAGCAATTGGACAGGATATAACGATAAACCAGAAGGATGTGCGTGCCGTTCAGCTGGCAAAAGCCGCCCTGTATGCCGGGGCAAAGCTTTTAATGCGGAAGAAAGGCATAGAGAATGTCGACAGAGTAATTTTAGCCGGCGCTTTTGGCAGCTATATCAATAAGGAAAATGCCATGGTGATAGGCATGTTCCCTGACTGTGAATTGGAAAATGTAATTGCTGTGGGAAATGCCGCCGGCGAGGGAGCGAAAGTAGCGCTTATGGATGTTGATAAACGGGTTGAAGCTGAAGCAGCAGCCAAGACGGTGCATTTTATTGAAACGGCAACCGAGCCTGATTTTCAAAAGGAATTTTATACGGCAATGTCGTTTCCCCATGCTGTCGATCCTTTTCCCCATGTTCAGCATATATTGGATCAAATTCCTGATTTAACAGATTAG
- a CDS encoding DUF6385 domain-containing protein has protein sequence MGVIFFKPPVMDTSVNLGSRHRLRCREKELNVGRKDDDTFRALLQFDLSQLPFSLPIFRATLYLFLFSDYCDKSQTIQLFQVLSRWNQKTVSGINFPLTGAKPVDTVLKTNQNKDCLAFNITPLVAKWQSSLAANLGVMIRTKCEIGFNNLIRFCSSEFNDSSCWPYIEINYLEPHPPDDQGCPHLEFRSNVHTSDEINCTNPINTLCFSYSYLVMNSGESPAIAYLQISPDGETWLTQTETARIQPKQLHTFAAIYIAKFSRLCYTSAVPGQSTALTVYVQGTS, from the coding sequence GTGGGCGTTATTTTTTTTAAGCCCCCGGTTATGGATACATCTGTCAACCTGGGCTCCCGCCATCGTCTTCGCTGCCGCGAGAAAGAATTAAATGTTGGCCGGAAGGACGACGACACTTTCCGTGCTTTACTGCAATTTGATTTATCCCAATTGCCCTTTTCTTTACCGATCTTTCGCGCTACATTATATTTATTTCTCTTCAGCGACTATTGCGACAAATCGCAAACCATTCAGTTGTTTCAGGTATTATCCCGCTGGAACCAAAAAACGGTTTCCGGAATTAACTTTCCTTTAACCGGGGCCAAACCAGTTGACACTGTCCTGAAAACTAACCAAAACAAAGACTGTTTAGCTTTCAATATAACACCGCTGGTGGCAAAATGGCAAAGCAGTCTGGCGGCAAATCTGGGTGTCATGATCAGAACGAAATGCGAAATTGGTTTTAACAATCTTATTCGTTTTTGCAGCAGCGAATTCAATGACTCTTCTTGCTGGCCGTACATTGAAATCAATTATCTGGAGCCCCATCCGCCCGACGATCAGGGCTGCCCTCATTTGGAGTTCCGGTCCAATGTCCATACCTCAGACGAAATAAATTGCACCAACCCGATCAATACTTTATGTTTTAGCTATTCGTATTTAGTGATGAACAGCGGCGAATCCCCGGCAATTGCCTATCTGCAAATCAGTCCGGACGGTGAAACATGGCTGACTCAGACCGAAACAGCCAGGATACAGCCAAAACAACTGCACACATTTGCCGCCATCTACATTGCCAAATTCTCGCGATTATGCTACACATCCGCAGTTCCTGGCCAAAGTACTGCCTTAACTGTTTATGTACAAGGAACATCATAA